One window of Phycisphaeraceae bacterium genomic DNA carries:
- a CDS encoding calcium/sodium antiporter translates to MPLMPIVMFVVGLAVLLVGADLLIRGAVSLAKALGIPTLIIGLTVVAFGTSAPELAAGITAVLADKGDINIGNVVGSNIANVGLILGFTAVIYPVVCHVRAIRLEVPIMIGVGVLGYVLMVHEAQLTRIDASILLAGLVGYISLILILAKRDRAKAARHAAEIREQHEQQIRDAVDTQPDESGTRPAHIDDESESEYDPRTDSIDLDLTDPLAIDAVGYPLPVCIVFVVLGLAGLIFGSDWMVHGAVKIAGEFGVPESVIALTMVAFGTSVPELAAAFMAARKHEPDLVIGNIVGSNIFNILCVLGVTAFVAPINTPESVFGRDGPMMILLSALMLPLMIRKGRVGRGEGFILLALYVGYIIATILM, encoded by the coding sequence GTGCCCCTGATGCCGATTGTCATGTTTGTTGTGGGGCTTGCTGTGCTGCTGGTCGGCGCAGACCTGCTCATTCGCGGCGCGGTGTCGCTGGCAAAGGCGCTGGGGATTCCCACGCTGATCATTGGGCTCACCGTTGTTGCGTTCGGCACAAGCGCCCCCGAACTCGCTGCTGGCATTACTGCTGTGCTTGCTGACAAAGGCGATATCAACATTGGCAATGTTGTTGGCTCGAACATCGCCAATGTCGGTTTGATTCTCGGATTCACAGCCGTCATCTATCCGGTGGTGTGCCACGTGCGCGCTATCAGACTTGAAGTGCCGATCATGATCGGTGTCGGTGTGCTTGGATATGTACTCATGGTGCATGAGGCACAACTGACACGCATTGATGCTTCCATCCTGCTTGCCGGTCTTGTGGGATACATCTCGCTGATTCTGATTCTGGCAAAGCGCGATCGAGCCAAAGCAGCAAGGCATGCAGCAGAAATACGCGAACAACACGAACAGCAGATTCGTGACGCTGTCGATACACAGCCAGATGAATCAGGAACACGTCCGGCACATATTGATGACGAATCCGAATCGGAGTACGACCCACGCACGGATTCAATTGATTTAGATCTGACCGATCCGCTTGCGATTGATGCCGTTGGATATCCGCTTCCGGTCTGCATCGTGTTTGTTGTGCTTGGGCTGGCCGGTTTGATCTTCGGCTCGGACTGGATGGTCCATGGCGCGGTGAAGATTGCTGGAGAGTTTGGCGTGCCCGAGTCGGTCATCGCGCTGACGATGGTCGCGTTCGGCACAAGTGTGCCCGAGCTTGCTGCAGCATTCATGGCCGCGCGCAAACACGAGCCCGATCTTGTCATCGGGAACATCGTCGGATCCAACATCTTCAACATCCTGTGTGTGCTCGGTGTCACTGCATTCGTCGCACCGATCAACACACCGGAATCGGTTTTCGGACGCGACGGTCCCATGATGATTCTGCTCTCAGCGTTGATGCTCCCACTCATGATCCGCAAGGGGCGCGTCGGCAGGGGTGAAGGCTTCATTCTTCTTGCGCTTTACGTGGGATACATCATCGCAACCATCCTCATGTAA
- a CDS encoding amidohydrolase family protein, producing MDRGVWNRKKWRTPNTYKDSGLRRCILTCTAIIGLSGTTFAQQTSDSPLADRPNGPRAATPSRHAITGATVHVGNGTVIENAIVLIDNGKILEVVDGTRARLDLRGSRIWDGTDMHIYPGLIEPWLEVDAPSPDANAPGAHWNTRVTPQRSVLDGSGVSSGDASALRRMGFVAAAIAPTGGNFSGTGAVVSLGEGSSDDSQDDAPVYVPSAFQVMSIDSIGFGGGAGGERYPSSQVGAIALVRQTLLDADWREDIVRSHTRTTGSSRDLDPSCLDALARSRNLPLFFESNDELNALREGRLAKEFDRDAVIVGSGSEYKRLDAIKEQGYPYILPLRFPDEPDVSSVAKAENVDLGTLMSWEQAPTNPRRLDAAGVKVVLTTSRSSAGGGRFGGGGGGNRGNFMKNVRIAIKNGLSEDRALAMMTIEPAQLLGVAGKLGTVESGKIASFVVADGELFKEKTKVMDVWIDGIRHEITAPKDDEIDGDWDATLAGVFNLELQIKDGKSVTVVEHPEPKEAGEKPKDIEVKAEKVSRDGDHISFVFDHAKFGMDGYFTMQGVVQGSSIRGSGLRPDGRAFQWTAKKLPERADLDGVWKLAVGDAFHMFMVVKGDKVEGIEGDAYNDAKDVVINRDGSCSFTLIDEDDGTGEYKVSATYDPDTKTLVGKGTDASGNVFNWTGTREPTVKLDGDWTAMLAGEETTLRIKGQNISFPDNDAMTISDAKVWSNGSVRFNAKEGEAEFKSSAEFHDGRLVGTGAGVGNDTSFDWTATPKDPEKIVVTQPGEEPEEKIELAEVPENLGGYPFGPYSMSSLPDQKNVLITGAMVWTCAGSSVIQDGAVLITDGKIRYVGPSATVPEIANVVVIDAKGKHVTPGLIDCHSHTGTWSAGTNEGGQAITAEVRMADGTDPDALNWYRQLAGGTTTVNTLHGSANAIGGQNVVQKIRWGVPDPTMTHFENAKPGIKFALGENPRAVNWGPDMNWRYPQTRMGVESIIRDRFTAARDYAAEWDRYRKTPNAFENPPRVDLELEAIAEILRGDRLVHCHSYRQDEIFMLCKVAQEFGFRIGTFQHVLEGYKVAEAIRENAIGASSFSDWWGYKIEVQDSIPYNGAIMHEQGVVVSFNSDDDELSRRMNTEATKAIKYGGVDPIEALKFVTINPAKQLMIDNRVGSLEPGKDADIVIWSGNPLSTRTRCERVFIDGREYFSLEQDAAHRDRIRRERERLIQKILTGDKKKDDDADAPAGGPRPAGGPPGRGQGRRRPPEEERGFARFFESEEHAESMRELYLERIRRGMSIEDAVRGECGCGLSGLYQSMMMQGGDQ from the coding sequence ATGGACAGGGGAGTCTGGAATAGAAAGAAATGGCGCACACCAAACACATACAAGGACAGTGGTTTGCGGAGATGCATACTTACCTGCACTGCGATTATTGGACTATCTGGCACGACGTTTGCTCAGCAGACCTCCGACTCGCCGCTTGCTGACCGTCCGAATGGTCCACGCGCTGCGACCCCATCGCGTCACGCGATCACGGGAGCGACAGTTCACGTCGGGAACGGGACAGTCATCGAGAACGCGATTGTGCTGATCGACAATGGCAAGATCCTCGAGGTTGTTGATGGCACGCGCGCTCGACTCGATCTGCGAGGGAGCCGGATCTGGGATGGCACGGATATGCACATCTATCCCGGATTGATCGAGCCCTGGCTTGAAGTTGATGCACCATCACCTGATGCAAACGCGCCCGGCGCGCACTGGAACACACGTGTGACACCCCAGCGTTCGGTGCTGGATGGCTCGGGTGTTTCCAGTGGTGACGCATCTGCATTGCGAAGGATGGGGTTTGTTGCAGCCGCGATTGCGCCGACCGGTGGCAACTTTTCTGGCACTGGTGCGGTCGTGTCGCTGGGTGAAGGATCGAGCGACGATTCGCAGGATGATGCGCCGGTGTATGTGCCTAGCGCGTTCCAGGTCATGTCCATTGATTCTATTGGATTCGGCGGTGGCGCTGGTGGCGAGCGATATCCAAGCTCGCAGGTTGGTGCCATCGCGCTCGTGCGACAGACACTGCTTGATGCTGACTGGCGCGAGGACATCGTGCGTTCGCACACGCGCACGACTGGTTCATCGCGCGATCTCGACCCGAGTTGTCTTGATGCGCTTGCGCGATCCAGAAATCTTCCGCTGTTCTTTGAGTCAAACGACGAACTCAACGCGCTGCGTGAGGGCAGGCTGGCAAAGGAGTTCGATCGCGACGCTGTGATCGTCGGCTCGGGGAGTGAGTACAAACGCCTGGATGCGATCAAGGAACAGGGATATCCGTATATTCTGCCGTTGCGATTCCCGGATGAGCCTGATGTCTCAAGCGTTGCAAAGGCAGAGAACGTCGACCTGGGCACACTGATGTCGTGGGAGCAGGCGCCGACAAATCCCCGCAGGCTCGATGCTGCGGGGGTGAAAGTGGTGCTGACCACAAGCCGATCGAGCGCCGGCGGAGGCCGGTTTGGTGGTGGCGGTGGCGGGAATCGTGGAAACTTCATGAAGAACGTGCGTATTGCGATCAAGAACGGTCTTTCTGAAGACCGTGCGCTTGCGATGATGACGATTGAGCCGGCGCAGCTGCTCGGTGTCGCAGGGAAGCTTGGCACCGTTGAGAGCGGCAAGATTGCCAGCTTCGTCGTTGCCGATGGCGAGCTCTTCAAGGAAAAAACAAAGGTCATGGATGTATGGATTGACGGCATTCGCCATGAGATCACTGCGCCGAAGGATGACGAGATCGACGGTGATTGGGATGCAACACTCGCCGGTGTGTTCAATCTCGAGCTGCAGATCAAGGACGGGAAGAGTGTCACCGTTGTTGAGCATCCAGAGCCAAAGGAAGCTGGCGAGAAGCCGAAGGACATTGAGGTCAAGGCAGAGAAGGTGAGCCGCGATGGCGATCACATTTCCTTCGTGTTCGATCACGCAAAGTTCGGCATGGATGGGTACTTCACAATGCAGGGCGTTGTGCAGGGAAGCTCGATTCGTGGGTCAGGACTGAGACCCGATGGTCGTGCATTCCAGTGGACCGCGAAGAAACTGCCCGAGCGAGCAGATCTTGACGGCGTGTGGAAACTCGCTGTGGGTGATGCGTTCCACATGTTCATGGTTGTCAAGGGAGACAAAGTTGAGGGGATCGAAGGCGATGCCTACAACGACGCAAAGGATGTCGTCATCAATCGTGATGGATCGTGTTCGTTCACACTTATAGACGAGGACGATGGCACCGGCGAGTACAAAGTATCTGCAACCTATGACCCCGATACAAAGACGCTGGTTGGCAAAGGAACCGATGCTTCCGGCAACGTTTTCAACTGGACAGGCACGCGCGAACCGACCGTCAAACTCGACGGCGACTGGACCGCGATGCTCGCGGGTGAAGAAACAACGCTGCGTATCAAGGGACAGAATATTTCGTTCCCAGACAACGACGCGATGACCATTTCAGACGCGAAGGTGTGGTCGAACGGTTCGGTGCGCTTCAACGCGAAGGAAGGCGAAGCCGAGTTCAAGTCTTCAGCGGAGTTTCATGATGGCAGGCTCGTCGGGACAGGAGCGGGTGTCGGGAACGACACGTCATTCGACTGGACAGCGACACCAAAGGATCCAGAGAAGATCGTTGTGACACAGCCTGGTGAAGAACCGGAAGAGAAGATCGAACTCGCTGAAGTTCCCGAAAATCTGGGTGGCTATCCATTCGGGCCGTACTCCATGTCGTCACTTCCTGACCAGAAGAACGTGCTGATCACTGGCGCAATGGTGTGGACGTGCGCAGGCTCAAGTGTGATCCAGGACGGCGCGGTGCTAATCACTGACGGCAAGATCCGCTACGTTGGTCCGAGCGCGACTGTGCCTGAGATCGCGAACGTGGTTGTGATTGATGCGAAGGGCAAGCACGTGACGCCGGGATTGATCGATTGTCACTCACACACCGGCACATGGTCTGCCGGCACAAATGAGGGTGGCCAGGCAATCACAGCAGAAGTGCGCATGGCAGACGGCACGGATCCCGATGCGCTCAACTGGTATCGACAGCTTGCTGGCGGCACAACAACTGTGAACACGCTGCACGGTTCAGCGAACGCCATCGGCGGGCAGAATGTTGTGCAGAAGATCCGTTGGGGTGTGCCCGATCCGACAATGACGCATTTCGAGAATGCAAAGCCGGGCATTAAGTTCGCGCTCGGTGAGAATCCGCGTGCAGTCAACTGGGGGCCGGACATGAACTGGCGCTACCCACAAACACGCATGGGTGTGGAGTCAATCATCCGAGACCGGTTCACTGCTGCTCGTGATTATGCTGCAGAATGGGATCGGTATCGCAAAACACCAAATGCGTTCGAGAACCCGCCCCGCGTTGATCTTGAACTTGAAGCAATCGCTGAGATTCTGCGCGGCGATCGTCTCGTACATTGCCACTCGTATCGACAGGACGAGATCTTCATGCTGTGCAAGGTGGCGCAGGAGTTTGGCTTCAGAATCGGCACATTCCAGCATGTGCTCGAAGGGTACAAGGTTGCAGAAGCAATCCGCGAGAACGCGATCGGCGCATCGTCGTTCTCAGACTGGTGGGGATACAAGATCGAGGTGCAGGACTCGATCCCGTATAACGGTGCGATCATGCATGAGCAGGGTGTTGTTGTCTCGTTCAACTCTGACGACGACGAACTCTCGCGTCGCATGAATACCGAAGCGACGAAGGCTATCAAGTACGGCGGTGTCGATCCGATCGAGGCACTCAAGTTTGTTACTATCAACCCTGCGAAGCAGTTAATGATCGACAATCGTGTCGGTTCGCTCGAACCTGGAAAGGACGCGGACATCGTGATCTGGTCGGGTAATCCGCTCTCGACACGCACCCGGTGCGAGCGTGTGTTCATCGATGGACGCGAGTACTTCTCACTTGAGCAGGACGCTGCGCATCGCGATCGTATCCGTCGCGAGCGTGAGCGGTTGATCCAGAAGATTCTCACCGGTGACAAGAAGAAGGACGACGATGCCGACGCACCTGCAGGTGGTCCGCGTCCTGCAGGCGGTCCTCCCGGACGAGGGCAGGGCAGGCGTAGACCACCCGAAGAGGAACGAGGATTCGCACGATTCTTTGAGAGTGAAGAGCATGCCGAATCCATGCGTGAGTTGTACCTTGAGCGTATACGCAGGGGCATGAGCATCGAGGATGCTGTGCGTGGTGAATGCGGCTGCGGACTGAGCGGGTTGTACCAGTCGATGATGATGCAGGGAGGTGACCAGTGA
- a CDS encoding 6-phosphofructokinase, which translates to MIRDLPKGNAVIGQSGGPTAVINQSLVGVVEGLQTGLCHQGIVDRILGMRHAVRGLTQDDLVDLTDVPGDRLERIAQSPSAALGSTRDKPDAVYCQRIAEACARHNITYFFYIGGNDSSDACRIVYEHAKAHGHDLRCFHVPKTVDNDLECNDHTPGFASAARFVATAFRADALDNAALPGIKINIVMGRHAGFLTAASALARQSDDDGPHLIYLPEVPFDEDRFVDDVQQMVTKHGRCQIAVSEGIQDASGVSIGAKLIGGEKDDHGNVQLSGSGALGDQLAELLKKRLPKIDGKPPRVRSDTFGYLQRCWPDASRVDQNEARDCGRFAAKLAADGYTNGSVAVVRTSRTGEPYASECTRVELTDVAAKTRHMPERFIEGHNNVSRAFIEYCRPLVGELPVVDRF; encoded by the coding sequence ATGATTCGCGATTTGCCAAAAGGAAATGCTGTCATCGGCCAATCCGGCGGCCCCACGGCTGTCATCAACCAGTCGCTCGTTGGTGTCGTCGAGGGGCTTCAGACCGGGCTCTGCCATCAGGGCATCGTTGATCGGATCCTTGGGATGCGTCATGCTGTCCGCGGGCTTACTCAGGATGATCTGGTTGACCTGACAGACGTGCCTGGTGATCGTCTGGAACGAATCGCACAGTCACCCTCGGCAGCACTCGGATCGACACGCGACAAGCCCGATGCTGTGTACTGCCAGCGCATAGCGGAAGCGTGCGCCCGGCACAACATCACGTATTTCTTTTACATTGGTGGGAACGACTCGTCCGACGCGTGCCGAATTGTGTATGAACACGCCAAAGCACACGGGCACGATCTTCGCTGCTTCCATGTCCCCAAGACCGTTGATAACGATCTTGAGTGCAACGATCACACGCCAGGGTTTGCCAGCGCAGCACGCTTCGTCGCAACAGCGTTCCGTGCTGATGCCCTGGATAACGCTGCACTCCCCGGAATCAAGATCAACATCGTCATGGGTCGGCACGCTGGGTTTCTAACTGCAGCGAGCGCATTGGCACGCCAGAGCGACGACGACGGTCCACATTTGATCTATCTGCCCGAAGTGCCGTTCGATGAGGACCGGTTCGTTGACGACGTGCAGCAGATGGTTACGAAGCACGGAAGATGCCAGATCGCGGTCAGTGAGGGCATCCAGGACGCATCGGGTGTTTCGATCGGCGCGAAGCTGATTGGTGGCGAGAAGGATGATCACGGGAACGTGCAGCTCTCTGGCTCCGGTGCGCTGGGTGACCAACTCGCAGAACTGCTGAAGAAACGACTGCCAAAGATCGACGGAAAACCACCGCGTGTTCGCTCGGACACGTTCGGATATCTCCAGCGTTGCTGGCCGGACGCATCGCGCGTCGATCAGAACGAAGCCCGCGATTGCGGCCGATTTGCTGCAAAGCTCGCAGCAGATGGATACACGAACGGGTCGGTTGCAGTTGTCCGCACGAGCCGGACTGGCGAGCCATACGCATCGGAATGCACACGCGTCGAGTTGACAGATGTCGCTGCCAAGACGCGCCACATGCCGGAACGCTTCATCGAAGGACACAACAATGTGTCTCGCGCATTTATCGAGTATTGCAGACCGCTGGTTGGTGAACTTCCGGTGGTCGATCGGTTCTGA
- a CDS encoding HD domain-containing protein, with protein sequence MLSISAINAKPGMVLAAPLHHPDDPEIVLLQPGVELDEKLINRLVEMHAGELWIRYPGLEYIAEHYCPEVGRAQRQLTQLFSSQLDAIGRGSAHGLIFDKLQSAVGSLLSAFQKKPKSAVFVKDVAQRDQEALRHGSSVCMLSLLLGIQLEHYIVAQRRRILGFTGKDISCLGIGAMLHDIGMLRLEKDVRERWSSRHDRHDPEWQRHVMIGYEMVKGHLSPSASGVVLHHHQRYDGSGFPHRADIDGDTKPVVGKDIHIFARICAVADAFDRLRIPTTSHVPALPNIAAQRIMIERALAGEFDPIVVHGLVRIAPAFAPGTVVHLNTGQDAVVTEWNQDDPCRPVVLPIETHRSILAKQHDADFEPDPVDLSMDHSIYISRVDDHRVAGFLFDPDLVHALLRPRGNDDNDADRYIQHANDQSRARAVAKELEQYEQHNVTHAAPDHQQARRSATRLTRHPPAA encoded by the coding sequence ATGCTGAGCATCTCTGCCATCAACGCAAAGCCTGGCATGGTGCTCGCTGCACCCCTGCACCATCCGGATGATCCGGAAATTGTGCTGCTACAGCCGGGCGTTGAACTGGACGAGAAGCTGATCAATCGACTGGTAGAAATGCACGCTGGCGAACTGTGGATCAGGTATCCCGGTCTCGAGTACATTGCTGAGCACTACTGCCCCGAGGTTGGTCGCGCCCAGCGCCAACTCACGCAGCTCTTCAGTTCGCAACTCGATGCAATCGGGCGAGGCAGCGCGCACGGATTGATCTTCGACAAACTCCAGTCAGCAGTTGGATCGCTCCTCTCAGCGTTCCAGAAGAAACCAAAGAGCGCTGTGTTTGTCAAGGATGTCGCCCAGCGCGATCAGGAAGCACTTCGTCACGGATCGAGTGTCTGCATGCTCTCGCTGCTCCTTGGCATCCAGCTTGAGCACTACATTGTTGCGCAGCGCAGACGCATACTCGGGTTCACCGGCAAGGACATCTCGTGCCTTGGTATCGGCGCGATGCTCCACGATATCGGGATGTTGCGCCTCGAAAAAGATGTGCGAGAACGGTGGTCATCAAGGCACGATCGTCATGATCCAGAGTGGCAGCGCCATGTCATGATCGGCTACGAGATGGTCAAGGGACACCTGAGTCCGTCTGCATCGGGCGTCGTGCTGCACCATCATCAGCGATACGACGGCAGCGGGTTCCCGCACAGAGCCGACATCGATGGTGACACCAAGCCGGTTGTGGGGAAAGACATCCACATATTTGCGCGTATCTGTGCGGTTGCCGATGCGTTTGATCGTTTGCGCATTCCAACGACATCGCACGTTCCAGCGCTCCCGAATATTGCTGCACAGCGCATCATGATCGAGCGCGCACTCGCGGGCGAGTTCGATCCGATCGTCGTCCACGGTCTGGTGCGCATCGCTCCCGCGTTTGCACCCGGCACTGTTGTGCATCTGAACACCGGACAGGATGCCGTTGTCACCGAATGGAATCAGGACGATCCGTGCAGACCGGTCGTGCTCCCGATCGAGACACACCGGAGCATCCTTGCGAAGCAGCACGACGCCGACTTCGAGCCCGATCCGGTCGATCTCTCGATGGATCACAGCATCTACATTTCTCGAGTTGATGACCATCGCGTAGCAGGGTTCCTGTTCGACCCAGATCTGGTCCACGCGCTTCTGCGCCCGCGAGGCAATGACGACAACGATGCCGATCGGTACATCCAGCATGCAAACGATCAGTCCCGCGCCCGCGCAGTTGCAAAGGAACTCGAACAGTACGAGCAGCACAATGTGACGCACGCAGCCCCCGATCATCAGCAAGCCCGCCGAAGCGCAACCAGACTGACACGTCACCCGCCCGCTGCATAA
- a CDS encoding amidohydrolase family protein: MKNATQIVRTLVGVALGALATTAHAQDLGVKAPPQKEPIIVYGATVHTVSNGIIENGYVRFENGRITGVGSVVDIPEPQNAPGSPRVIRGQNLHVYPGLISSVTQLGLTEHGQVAATVDSRETGNIKPEVRAIAAVNPDSTLLPVTRSNGILTVGVFPVGGTVAGRMGVMSLDGWTWEDMALDQTAGLVINWPNMLSVRAPWMNQSEGDQANQRQQRINTIDAMFDQAIAYRAARKADPTQREDIGLEAMQAFIPGENGEAPAKPVFLFAQELEQITTAVSWAIEKGVRPVIVGGRDAPLCAELLKANNVGVIIEGTLKNPRRDDSPYDEPYKLPLALQDAGIHWALASGEEPAHDRNLPYHAGKAIAFGLNEDDAIRAMTLSAAQLLGVDARIGSIEAGKDATLIVTDGTPVEIATRTLHAFIGGREIDLRNKQTELADKYREKYRQLNGR, encoded by the coding sequence GTGAAGAACGCAACACAAATCGTGCGCACGCTCGTTGGTGTTGCGCTGGGTGCTCTGGCAACGACTGCGCACGCGCAGGACCTTGGTGTGAAAGCGCCGCCACAGAAAGAACCGATCATTGTCTATGGTGCAACCGTTCACACGGTGTCCAACGGCATTATCGAGAACGGATACGTGCGATTCGAGAATGGCAGGATTACCGGGGTTGGGAGCGTGGTCGATATTCCCGAACCGCAGAATGCACCTGGGTCACCAAGGGTGATTCGAGGTCAGAACCTGCATGTGTATCCTGGGTTGATCAGCTCTGTGACGCAGCTTGGATTGACCGAGCACGGGCAGGTTGCAGCAACAGTCGATTCGCGTGAGACGGGCAACATCAAGCCCGAGGTGCGCGCGATCGCTGCGGTGAATCCGGACTCGACACTTCTCCCGGTGACACGTTCAAATGGCATTCTCACCGTTGGTGTGTTCCCGGTCGGCGGGACGGTTGCCGGCCGTATGGGTGTGATGTCGCTCGACGGATGGACGTGGGAGGACATGGCGCTCGATCAGACCGCCGGTCTTGTTATTAACTGGCCGAACATGCTCTCTGTGCGAGCGCCATGGATGAATCAGTCCGAGGGTGATCAGGCGAATCAGCGCCAGCAGCGCATCAACACCATTGATGCGATGTTCGATCAGGCAATCGCTTATCGCGCAGCCCGCAAAGCAGATCCAACCCAGCGTGAAGACATCGGACTCGAAGCGATGCAGGCGTTCATTCCGGGTGAGAACGGCGAAGCGCCCGCAAAGCCCGTCTTTCTCTTCGCGCAGGAACTTGAGCAGATTACGACTGCTGTGTCGTGGGCGATCGAGAAGGGAGTGCGACCCGTTATCGTTGGTGGCCGAGATGCGCCATTGTGTGCAGAGCTCCTCAAAGCGAATAATGTCGGTGTCATCATTGAAGGCACGCTGAAGAATCCTCGCCGCGACGACTCGCCGTATGACGAGCCATACAAACTCCCGCTTGCGCTGCAAGACGCGGGAATACATTGGGCGCTCGCATCTGGTGAGGAGCCTGCGCACGATCGGAATCTGCCGTACCACGCGGGGAAAGCCATCGCATTCGGATTGAACGAGGACGACGCGATCCGCGCGATGACACTGTCTGCAGCACAACTGCTGGGTGTTGATGCTCGCATCGGATCGATTGAGGCAGGCAAGGATGCGACACTGATCGTGACCGATGGCACGCCAGTTGAGATCGCAACACGCACACTGCACGCGTTCATTGGCGGGCGCGAGATCGATCTACGGAACAAGCAGACGGAACTTGCAGACAAATATCGCGAGAAGTACCGACAGTTGAATGGGCGGTAG
- a CDS encoding histidine phosphatase family protein — protein MAKPSEIHLHVIRAAPTEWDAVGRCCGGSELPCVESALLDRANAADLLPAAKVILHGDEDASRRTAQIIASRMHIKSRSVAGTEEFRYGLWEGMQIEQLEERYPTALAQWNDDPSSVIVPQGELLAEAQARIVSSLAQACAKAKETEIAVVLRPIAAALTLCWLNAQPISQLWEQAKSLDIVAGPFTLDRAALRNVRTHSWAHSA, from the coding sequence ATGGCCAAGCCATCTGAGATTCACCTGCACGTGATCCGGGCTGCGCCCACGGAATGGGATGCGGTCGGCCGATGCTGCGGCGGATCGGAACTGCCTTGTGTTGAGTCAGCCCTGCTTGATCGTGCCAACGCGGCCGATCTGCTGCCAGCTGCAAAGGTCATCCTCCATGGGGACGAGGATGCCAGCAGACGGACCGCGCAGATCATCGCATCCCGCATGCACATCAAGTCGCGCTCTGTCGCAGGCACCGAGGAGTTCCGGTACGGGTTGTGGGAAGGCATGCAGATCGAGCAGCTCGAAGAACGCTATCCCACGGCGCTCGCGCAATGGAACGACGATCCGAGCTCGGTGATCGTACCACAGGGCGAACTGCTTGCTGAAGCGCAGGCGCGCATTGTCAGCTCACTCGCGCAGGCGTGCGCCAAGGCGAAGGAAACAGAGATCGCGGTGGTGCTCCGCCCGATCGCTGCTGCGCTGACACTCTGCTGGCTCAACGCCCAACCTATCTCGCAGTTGTGGGAGCAGGCAAAGTCGCTCGACATTGTCGCAGGCCCGTTCACGCTCGATCGTGCAGCACTGCGCAACGTGCGCACGCACTCGTGGGCGCACAGCGCGTAA
- the rpe gene encoding ribulose-phosphate 3-epimerase, with protein sequence MAPHDLPARNLFVHRPASDQLLIAPSVLSADFGLIRDECAAALAAGADLLHLDVMDGHFVPNLTMGPDMVKALRKHLPDAMLDAHLMVTNPAMFVEPFAKAGADHFTFHVEVVSHDEARALRDRIHQHGMSAGLAINPPTPVEPHLDLFDGFDLALVMSVNPGFSGQSFIGSVLNKVRTLRARYDGKLPIEMDGGLGTDTLLEAIEAGCRVAVAGSAFFGQNSDNWPYLTQTWKGMLPSDCATSAQCCCRKQQTNTE encoded by the coding sequence ATGGCTCCGCACGATCTGCCCGCACGCAATCTCTTCGTCCACAGGCCAGCATCAGACCAGCTTCTGATCGCGCCGTCGGTGTTGTCGGCCGACTTCGGGCTGATCCGCGACGAGTGTGCTGCAGCGCTGGCAGCCGGCGCGGACCTGCTGCATCTGGATGTCATGGATGGGCACTTCGTCCCGAACCTGACGATGGGGCCCGACATGGTCAAAGCCCTGAGAAAACATCTTCCCGATGCGATGCTCGATGCGCATCTGATGGTGACCAACCCCGCGATGTTTGTTGAGCCGTTCGCAAAGGCCGGTGCTGACCACTTTACGTTCCACGTTGAGGTTGTCTCGCACGACGAGGCACGCGCCCTGCGCGACCGTATCCATCAGCACGGTATGAGCGCGGGGCTGGCCATCAACCCGCCAACCCCTGTCGAGCCACACCTCGATCTGTTCGATGGGTTCGACCTCGCCCTCGTGATGAGCGTGAACCCCGGATTCTCAGGCCAGTCGTTTATCGGATCCGTCCTCAACAAAGTTCGTACGCTCCGAGCCCGATACGACGGGAAACTGCCGATCGAGATGGATGGCGGCTTGGGAACCGATACCCTGCTCGAAGCGATCGAGGCTGGATGCCGGGTTGCAGTGGCTGGATCGGCATTTTTCGGCCAAAATTCTGATAACTGGCCCTATCTCACGCAGACGTGGAAGGGCATGCTCCCATCCGATTGCGCAACATCTGCGCAGTGTTGCTGCAGAAAACAACAAACAAATACCGAGTAA